In one Desulfotomaculum sp. genomic region, the following are encoded:
- the tsaA gene encoding tRNA (N6-threonylcarbamoyladenosine(37)-N6)-methyltransferase TrmO: MTEFNENDLITVKPVGIVRSGVQELNQVPVGGGNAVIEIYPEYKRGLLRIEENSHLWLQLWFHKAIRTLLSTVPGKVNPNLPEYGVFSLRAFSRPNPIALTLVRLERVEDNLLIVSGLDAIDGTPVVDIKPYYEQEIIFSPVTPYIRPLKREMRQEIFMKQALNHHQEKCAWFLLGVRMALVADDYFGQLNSNDLKVKVNGPLCLADVVQGLSNARLANPPRFEYAKTGEIGQSIWEKDGNRLTITARRLIADDEFLQIDDDQFLSIEFKNRFEVS, translated from the coding sequence ATAACTGAGTTTAATGAAAACGACCTGATTACAGTAAAACCGGTTGGGATCGTCAGATCCGGCGTGCAGGAACTGAACCAGGTACCGGTAGGGGGAGGAAATGCTGTAATCGAAATATATCCGGAATACAAACGAGGATTGTTGCGTATAGAGGAAAATTCTCATCTCTGGCTTCAATTGTGGTTTCATAAGGCAATCCGCACTCTTTTGAGCACCGTTCCAGGGAAGGTTAATCCCAACCTTCCTGAATATGGAGTTTTTTCTTTGCGAGCCTTCAGCAGGCCAAATCCTATTGCTTTGACATTGGTCCGTCTGGAGAGAGTGGAAGACAATCTTCTTATTGTTAGTGGTTTGGATGCCATAGATGGGACCCCTGTTGTGGATATTAAGCCTTATTATGAGCAGGAGATAATATTTTCGCCGGTTACTCCGTACATCCGCCCATTAAAAAGAGAAATGCGCCAGGAAATTTTCATGAAGCAGGCCTTAAACCACCACCAGGAAAAATGCGCCTGGTTTTTATTGGGGGTGCGCATGGCTCTTGTTGCCGATGATTATTTTGGGCAGCTCAATTCCAACGATTTGAAAGTAAAAGTGAACGGACCGCTGTGCCTGGCTGATGTTGTGCAGGGTTTAAGCAATGCCCGTTTGGCTAATCCCCCGCGGTTTGAATATGCCAAAACCGGTGAAATCGGGCAAAGTATTTGGGAAAAAGACGGCAACCGGTTGACCATTACCGCCAGGCGGTTGATTGCAGATGATGAATTTTTACAGATTGATGATGATCAGTTCTTGTCAATAGAGTTTAAGAATCGTTTTGAAGTAAGTTGA